The genomic window CTCGTGATCGTGCTGCTGTGCTTCGAGGTGTTCTTCCTCGCGGTGGTGGTGACCCTGGCCCATCCCGTGCTCGGCGACATCGCGTGGTGGTCGATCCTCGTCGCCAACGTGCTCGCCGCCGCCGGCATGCTCGCGTACTTCTTCATCGGCTACCGTGCGCTCGGGCGCGTGCTGCTGGGCCCGTGGACGCGCGTCTTCCGCGAGGGCTTCGTGGCGGGGATACTGGGCGCGGCGGCCGTCGCGATCTGGTTCCTGATCGTGGACACCGCGGCGGGGATGCCGCTGCGCACCCCCGCGCTGCTGGGCGCGGCCATGCTGGAGGGCCTGCGGGACCCCGGCGCGCTCGTCATCACCTGGCCGCTCGTGATCAAGTACACCCTGATCCACGGCGGCGCCTTCGCGCTGTTCGGCTGGGTGCTCGCCGGCCTCCTCACCCTGGCCGACCGGGAGCCGCGCCTCCTCTACGCCATCATCATGCTGTTCTGCTGCTTCGAGGTGTTCTTCATCGCGATCATCGCAATCACCGCGGAGTGGCTGTTCGAGGCGCTGGCGTGGTGGAACATCCTCGCCGGCAACGTGCTCGCCGCGCTCGTGATGCTCGCGTACTTCTTCCGCGGGCATCGGGTGACGTGGCGGGAGTTCATCACCGCCACGCGGGAAAGCTAGACCGCGGGGCGGTCGGCGCCGGCGCTCAGCGCTTCCGGGCGCCCGGGCCCGGCGCGGCGCTGCCCGACGGGAGCTCGTCGAAGGGCAGCTCCTTGTCTATTCGAACATCTGCCGGCAATCCGAGCACGCGCTCCGCGATGATGTTGCGGAGGATCTCGTCGGTGCCGCCCGCGATGCGGCCGCCCGGCGAGTAGAGCAGCGCCTCCTGGAACGCCGCCCGCATCGGCGCGAGGGCGGGATCGAGCACGGCGCCGCCCATGTCCTCGAGGTCCATCGCGAAGCCGGCGATCTCCTGCAGCTTGCTCGCGCTCACGACCTTGGCGATGGAGGCTTCCGGCCCGGGCGTCTCCCCGCGCGAGAGCGCGGTCATGGTGCGGAAGCGCGTGTAGCGCAGGCCCTGCTGGCGCACGTACCAGTCGGCGAGGCGCTCGCGCACCGCCGCGTTCTTGATGGCGGGCCCGTCAGGGAGCTCGACGGCGCGGGCGAGGGCGAAGATCTCGTCGAAGTCGGGGCCGGCCACGTCGCCCACCGCCAGCCGCTCGTTCATGAGGGTGGTGATGGACACACCCCAGCCCTGGCCCACCGCGCCCAGCCGCTGCGTGTCGGGCACGCGCACATCGGTGAAGTAGACCTCGTTGAAGTTCGACGCGCCCGAGACCTGCTTGATCCGCCGCACCTCGATGCCGGGCGAGCGCATGTCCAGGAAGAAGAAGGTGAGACCCTTGTGCTTGGGCGCCTTGGGATCGCTGCGAGTGACGATGATGCCGTAGTCGGCGAAGTGGGCTCCCGACGTCCAGATCTTCTGCCCGTTGATGATCCAGTCGCTCCCGTCCTTCACCGACCGCGTGCGCAGCCCGGCGAGGTCCGAGCCGGCGGCGGGCTCGGAGAAGAGCTGGCACCAGATCTCCTCCCCGGCCAGGGCCTTGGGCGTGTAGCGCTGCTTCTGCGCCTCGGTCGCGTAGGCGTGCAGGGTGGGGATGCACATGCCGAGGCCGATCTCGAAGTAGCCGCGCGGGACGAGGACGCGCGATTCCTCCTGGTTGTAAATAACCTGTTGGATAGCGGTGCCGCCCCGGCCGCCGTACTCGGTGGCCCAGGTGATGGCGGCGAAGCCCGCCGCGTGCTTCTTGGCCTGGAACTCCTTCGCGCGCGCGAGCCCCTCGGCCTCACCGTAGCGCGCCTTCCACGTCTCGCCCGGGTAGGCGCGCCGCTCCGCGGTGCGCTCCAGCCACGCGCGCGCCTCCGCGCGGAACGCCGCCTCGTCCTTGGAGTCGTTGAAGTCCATGGCCTCAGGCTCCCGCGCGCGCTTCGAGGCGCGCGATCAACCGGTCCTTCCATCGAGGGGTACTGCCGATGGCGAGGGCGAGCAGCTTCGCGCGCCGGTAGTACATGTGGCAGTCGAACTCCCAGGTGAAGCCCATGCCCCCGTGGGTCTGGATGTTCTCCTTCGCGGCGAGATAGAAGGCCTCGCTCGCCGCGACGCGCGCGGCGGCCGCCGCCACCGGCAGGGCGGGCGCATCGGTGGAGAGCGCCCAGGCGCCGTAGTAGGCGTTCGAGCGCGCCAGCTCGAGCGCGACGTACACGTCGGCGAGCTTGTGCTTGATGGCCTGGAAGGAGCCGATGGGCCGGCCGAAGGCGAAGCGCCCGAGCGCGTAGTCGCGCGCCATGTCCAGCGCGGCCTGGGCGCCGCCCACCTGCTCGAAGGCGAAGAGAACGGCG from Candidatus Methylomirabilota bacterium includes these protein-coding regions:
- a CDS encoding acyl-CoA dehydrogenase family protein, with amino-acid sequence MDFNDSKDEAAFRAEARAWLERTAERRAYPGETWKARYGEAEGLARAKEFQAKKHAAGFAAITWATEYGGRGGTAIQQVIYNQEESRVLVPRGYFEIGLGMCIPTLHAYATEAQKQRYTPKALAGEEIWCQLFSEPAAGSDLAGLRTRSVKDGSDWIINGQKIWTSGAHFADYGIIVTRSDPKAPKHKGLTFFFLDMRSPGIEVRRIKQVSGASNFNEVYFTDVRVPDTQRLGAVGQGWGVSITTLMNERLAVGDVAGPDFDEIFALARAVELPDGPAIKNAAVRERLADWYVRQQGLRYTRFRTMTALSRGETPGPEASIAKVVSASKLQEIAGFAMDLEDMGGAVLDPALAPMRAAFQEALLYSPGGRIAGGTDEILRNIIAERVLGLPADVRIDKELPFDELPSGSAAPGPGARKR